One Mya arenaria isolate MELC-2E11 chromosome 7, ASM2691426v1 genomic window carries:
- the LOC128241588 gene encoding uncharacterized protein LOC128241588: MKLCFYVMLCCYTANAFLTKPDRLSQKSTDFTAKEVDIEATLRQAFSEFIENVHDGLEADKKLQTLEHALSDLGNVTSCACKGYNCGCCVYLSWKAVGLDDTVCVNISYLPAPEYGISVTLTVDGKTYINETVSVRNPPPICIDIPHLKKYASLCVYFNNITVSNKTVQICVAIQARLVRVKVEEIDLGCFRFPVKPEVKVNNKLGQQVVMQGQKVVEDTVAKSLRIKDLNILKQLDVKVKDSYSQQEVKVIN; the protein is encoded by the exons ATGAAGTTGTGCTTTTATGTGATGTTGTGCTGTTACACAGCCAATGCATTTCTCACCAAACCAGATAGACTTTCTCAGAAATCGACAG ATTTTACTGCCAAAGAAGTTGACATAGAAGCAACCCTAAGGCAAGCCTTTTCAGAGTTTATCGAGAATGTTCATGATGGTCTGGAAGCAGATAAGAAACTCCAAACTTTAGAACATGCTTTATCag ACTTGGGTAATGTGACCTCGTGTGCTTGTAAGGGGTACAACTGTGGTTGTTGTGTTTACCTATCATGGAAAGCTGTGGGCCTCGATGATACAG TGTGTGTCAACATCTCCTACCTTCCTGCCCCGGAATATGGCAtctctgtgaccttgaccgtggACGGCAAGACGTACATCAATGAAACTGTCTCAG TGCGCAACCCTCCCCCAATTTGTATTGATATCCCACACCTGAAGAAGTATGCTAGCCTCTGTGTTTACTTCAACAACATCACCGTGAGCAACAAAACTGTTCAGA TCTGTGTGGCCATTCAAGCGCGACTAGTACGTGTCAAGGTTGAGGAAATTGACCTTGGATGCTTCAGATTTCCTGTCAAGCctgaggtcaaggtcaacaaCAAACTAGGTCAACAAGTGGTCATGCAAGGTCAGAAAGTTGTGGAGGACACAGTGGCCAAGTCCCTAAGAATTAAGGACCTCAACATACTGAAGCAGTTAGATGTCAAGGTCAAAGACAGCTACAGTCAAcaagaggtcaaggtcattaatTGA